The stretch of DNA TGACGTAACGTCTACGTCCGCAATCAGAGAGAAtatctatattttgtttttacgGTTCGACGTAGCGTTTACGTctgcaatttaaaaaataataatatttgtttttgcGGTTCAacgtaacgcctacgtccgcatTTGAGAgcttttttttgacaaaattgaaatccaaatcaacaataataacataagAAAATTAAACCAGGAAGAAGATGAGGTTCTCTACTCCAGCTCTGCTTTAGCTTCGTGCGTGGGTCACGCCTTAGTGCCTTGCTTGGCCACTTGCTGCTTAGTTGCCACATGACACCAAGGATCTCCCAAACGGAATTAATTAAAAGAGCAtaaggaaattaatttaaacaaggaagaagaagaaagttgcTTTGGCCCTGTTAACGGGATATCATAGCAAGACCCCATGCCTTTTGTCTAATTTTGTCTCTCTGCAGAAGACTGTAACATCTCAAGGAATATGATTTGCTGATTTACCCAGATGGGTACAGAAACCAACCATGGCTATGCAAGGATTTGACTTTGAAAGGGTGAGCTTAAATCCTGAACAGCTGGAACTCTCTAGATAGCCATCTCAGACGTCAAGCTTTGGTTACCTCATGCAGAATCTCCATTCTTGAtggtattataatatataacgAAAGCCGTTGTTTTATTGCAATATACTATGTATATAATGTGTAACTTAAACACTTTTCTGTTGGGAATTTGGGTCTTGGGTCTTTCCCCTTATCCAAGTTTCTTCCAGAAGCTCTTCATGATATAGTATAATATGCATAATATACGCATAAtagtttctttctcttctcagAAGCTTTAGTACGCATGTAATTATTTTTCCACCAAGCTTGCTCCAGAAGCTTCTTatcacatataatatatacaagcttaacaaatataatatgtaCAACATATTTCCTTCTCCCCTAGCTTCCACGAGAAGCTTTGATACGTAACATCCCTTCTGTTTCTTTTTcaatcttctttctttcatatatatgtataatgccAGGATTTAAAAACGACACAGTAATGGGTGCAAAAATATTAAACGAGTATACCGTTAATGAGGCTTTTCTCATATGTGTACTGTTTTTTTCTCAATTGACGTTTCAAACGGCTTGAGATTGGGTAAAAATTGTTGTAATACCCATAGGCTGTTTGGACGTTTTCCACAGACGGCGTCAATTGTTGTGGcatgaatacaacaataaatttgtagaataaaaatgtcatcttcaagcCGCATGAGcctacaaaaataagaaaacagtcAGAGGGCGCGGGGAGATCCCCGCGCAAACACTCAAACGCTTAAGTTAGACATTGAATATGATGAAAGAAACTGTATTGAAATAGTATCAAAGACCTCCCCCATTTTAGGAATGAATGactccttatttatagagaaatatataaTGATTTCAAATGTAACAGAATTACAGATAACGCTTATCTtaatagatgatatttatcttatcctttttagggatataattttttagagataatgtttatccaaatattttataaccaTTTCAGAATTTAGAATtcgctataaatagccgagttttgGTGAGGGTTTGCATCAAAAATTTTACTTCGAATTTCTCACTTTTGGGAGCGAATCAGAGGtcggggataaggggcttttgttccccaggtTGTGAGGAgtaattttgagaattttgagggtttttggaGTAGTGTAGGGagtgttttcgcatatatatacattcggtcgtatatatatatacatattgcgtGAGTAttaaatcgggttgtagagtaaTCGATCGAAGGATctattaaggggcttttggtcgcaaggCTATGGGTAGCAAATCTGAAAAGTTTCATGTCAATCGGAATTCGAATTGAAGGACAATTTGATTCGCTGAAGTTCAGTGGCGAGTAGCTTTGGCGGactgtttttggccaaatcAAAAGACTTTCGATGGGTTTTTCCAACCAAGATGGGTACTATTGGGATTGACTAAGGGAGAGGAGCAGCCTGGTGTCATCACTTCGATTTTCCGGTGTGCCGTCGCCGAAGAAGATGGCCGAaggtatttttgtattttttaaatactaaaaatgtagaaaattcgagaaaaaatagaattaaaggaaataaaattctgtaaaaatatccataaattcaattaaaatgaatagtttattttgatgaatttttatcctGGAAATTTAtttaggagataattattttggatttttgaaggaaaaggtaaatggaaaataaatatgaggggtttttataaaattctaaaaaaattccagaaggataaagaatttattttatgagttttggtgatttttcttgaagtatattcgaaggaaatcaatgagaaataaattttctcaaggaaaagtaattatggaaatttgaaaaaataggagaaaaatctggaaaatttccaaaaaaatccataggcttataaataatgttttatgaatttttttggagaaaaatttataaaaaatgcttgaagaggtatttacttgaaattatcgagagaaaaataggaagaaattagagaaaaataatgagaaaattgggaaaatagatattgatttccctttgaatgcatacgatgtctagggtatcgttgaggctCAAGGTTGAGTTATAGTAcgcctggcacgagaatcaaggcaAAGCATAAGGTTCGAGGCAATCCGAAtacattcaaggtgagtggttctatcgaaaaatttgtttgtggcatatgaatggtttactgtgagtgttcatccccatgactaggtttattgtgatggttgtCCAAACGcttatttatacatgtattaaattttgtacggtaaattgcatacattgagatgttgattttatatcatgcatgttatgattttcgacattggcatgttatgtgttttCCATGTGGAATGTGGGCTgctaacctgtgacgtagccctcgagtgacagcactcgggatgcatGCCGAGGGTTAATGCTATATGACCCATTTGGGACTGGGCTGAGACGGatttcaccctacggtactcaagtggcgggactgagagtgaacaccaccccggttgttggctcaagtggcggggttgagagtggacaccaccctaggttcctttgagcaataacATTAATATCGAGGTGACGtagattccggggatagtgctgatgtgacactctcaaggctagggttgtgttgggttttgaaatgcttttgagtaagagcgtaatgcctaataatgacaatggggtgattcccaggTTCATATGtcaaggttgtccctcttaagtaggattgtgtttgccaatgggtcgatgtggtcgtgtcaCCTTTAGAGATATTGCAGTTTTCCCGATTaaggttaagtgctatgtgggattctcttaggctggggcatgtcaggatttatcgattttatatgtgattttgcatatcttcatgaaaatatttttgaactctcacttaaatgattcagtatctaatttggactatgtccttggaatattcaaatgtttcaggTGAAAGCGGtagcgccaagggaaagaatgtcatcgagatgtagctgcgaggtttagttttcgtaggtttttgtctatgattacgatgttcagaggttatgtaatattttgatattttcatgtgaaacatcgatctGGATATTTAATTGTAAGAGGAATtggtcggttatatatcattgaggtttcgatcttacttTCGCTGATGTGATTAATAATACCTGTCttaatctattaatttttaaattttgatatgctgagaaggtataattggGATTGTTAGGAAATAATTacagacttatgttgtgtgtatgatgatattgaaaaaaaaaaaaaatactctcaaaatctcgaggtaataCTCATTTTGGGAAGATGGGGCGTTACAAGAACCATCATAGGTTCTTGTTCGACAACTTCTGCTCGCTTCCTCCTTTATCTCctatttatctttctttttcttttttttttctttgtcattGTCTTTTTTCTACCTTTCTCTCTTGATTAATTGGGTTGTCAAAGGTGATGGAAAGGCAGATTgagtttaattttcaaaatatatcttgataaaataaattcaagaataaGTTCTCGCTAATCAAATAAGTTTGTCATATTAACCTAATCTTATTGGATTGGGTTTGTTCTAGAATCCATATTGATAGTATGAATTCTAGATGACataatgggtttattctagaaTCTATCGTGACAAGTTAGGTCCTAAAACCTATCCATGATCGATGTATCGGACTTAAGGTTTAACGAATTGagggagaaaaaagaaagaaaaaaaaaattaaaaattttcacgAATCGCgtaatatattttaatctagccattttatttttttctttctcttattttttgttttagttaattgaaaattaattaatatctaaataaatttaattttaattaatcaatatttaattagattaattaagatttacTTAACTTTTTAAGATTTAGAATTTAAGATTTAATGCCTCTACATATATAATCTAAAACTTAAGGAATTTTATACTTGTAACATAGAATTTTATTGTAACATTTTTGtagaaatcaaaaaattaaattgactcatttttCAGAAAGCACGGGAGGCTTTAGGAGACAAAACAATTGCTTGTGACCATCAATTTTCTTAGTGTCATACAATCCCTTATCATGTGCAGAGGTTTTTGAAACTTCCGTACCCTGTCCCCTTCGCACCTCGATAACGATGGTAGCATCGCTACCTTCATCATCTGCGATGGTGATGGTCGCGATGCCACCACCATTGCCTCGAGTTGGGGAACGTTGGGTTCCCCAACTACTGTCATGGCTAGGTTCCATGGCCGCAACTGTCATAGCTGTGACCatgtttttgtgtgtgtatatatatatatatatatttgtgtgtggaTCGGCCATGACCGACCCAAcaagcatgtatatatatatattgtcttgctatatatatatgtgtgtgtgtgtttgtgtgtatatagtgcaggagaaaaagagagacgCGAGGTGACGACCGACAATCAAGGGTGATCGGAAGAGAGGGTTGCTTGTGAGgataaaatagatattttaaaattattaaaaaatttaataaaatgtagactataaaaaatagttatgcGGGCTCcggatagaatttccctttcCATTATCACACCCTTAAAATTAAGCACATATTCTTCTCGGGATATTATTCGGAAAGCAAAAGTGAGtttattctaataaaaaaaaaaagtaacgaAGATTCCCTGCATTAAATTAAGCATATATTCCCAAACTGAAAATGACTTTATTCCCATCAAAAAGTATTGTACATTCCCTGCACCTTCCTATCATGTATcaggataattattttttaattaaattacagattttaaaaataatgaccCGTATATACTCAATGtattcaaaaaagaataataaataatttaataaatattttaaaatatttctcaatcttatattaatttaatataaatttatcacatttattttaacaaacgctacttAAAAGAAAGagctataattatatatatattttttcttattatttttttaaaaaaatacagttttattataaattagtgAATACAAAGAGACATGTCATagcttttataattttgtattcaaaaatactatttaaccATTTAAAATCGACATttaatttggtatttttatattatatttacattaattaaatgtataaagtgtaatatattaatataaaaagatCATATTAATGTTGCCGTGCCGTGCGATATTAATATTTTCGTTTTCGAAAAAAGTTTACTGACTTTCCAATCGGTGGTCTGAAAACGGACAAAATAAATCTCTTCAATCCACGCTCTATAGTTTCATCAGCAACAAGTtcatttgagagagagagagagagagagaggatgaaGCGTCATTATCCCTCCTCCGTAACCATCGTCGTCTTCCCCATCCTTCTCCATCTCATTTTCACACTTCCAGCAGCCCAGCGCACGTTAGCGCAGGAGCCTCTATGCCTGACCAAGTGCGGCCCATTAGACATCAAGTACCCCCTAGGTACCGGCCACGGCTGCGGGTCCCCGCGCTTCCACCCCTACATAACCTGCGCCTCCTCCTACGATGGCGGTCGGCTACTCCTCACCACTCACACCGGCTCTTACCCCATAACTTCCATATCCTACGCCACCTCCACCCTAATCATCACCCCACCCTCCATGTCCAACTGCACCGCCATGCTCCCCTCCACCTCCAACTTGGGCCTGGACTGGGCCGGCCCATTCCAACTCGGCCCATCAACTTTCATCCTCCTATCCTGCCCGCCGCCCACTTCCGCCCTCGCCGTCAAAGGCGCCGCCATCTGCGACCCCTCCACCCTTTACCTCTGCGCCTCCATCTACACCTGCCCGGCAGTGGTGGGGCTTGGGCTGCCGCTGTTTCCGCCCACCAACACGTGCTGCGTCTACGCGCCGGCGAATCTCAACCCCAAGGGGGAATTGGACCTCGCCGGGCTGAAGTGCGCCGGGTACGCGTCGGTGGTGGATCTTGGGGACGTGCCGACGGACCCGGAGCGGTGGAAGTACGGCGTGGAGTTGAAGTACACCGAAGGGGGCAAGGATGGGTACAATATTTCGCCCAATTGTCTTGGCTGCGAGATGAGTAATGGCGTTTGTGGGTATGCCCCTCCCAGCAATTCGTTTCTGTGTGTTTGCAGAGGCTATAATACGTCTACGGATTGCTATAACAACAACCCCGATGAAGGCATGTTCTTGAGCTTCAGTCCCAGATCAATTTAtgagttctctctctctctctttctctctctctctctctccctctgtatTTAGTTAAACTGTGTGCGCAAGGCCTGTGGTTTTCGGAAGAGGACATGGATGCATTTCTTTGTCGGTTATAAATGGAGGCTTATTAATTAGGATAAGGACAAAGAGATGATCAATGAGTTCTAacttttctccatttttgttTCTGGTTGATGAAGCGGTGcggatacatacatacatatgtatgtatatatctgGATTTGGATAAGATGGTAAGTTTGTGATTAGTTGGGTTAATTTGCAGGGAAAAATGACTTGCGCCCTTGAGCGGCCTGTGTTGATGATTTTCGTTGGCAGTGGCTTGAGGAGAAAGAGAGGTATTTTCCATTTGTACTGtcgtcatcttcttcatctgctCTCCAGGCCTTTACAATCTGATGAGCAATTGGTGGATAGAGATTAATGGAGTGGGAATTTTATCGGGAAGAATAGATTAAAGGTGGGAAAACAGAATTAATGCTTCCATGGGAGGGCACCTCTAGTTCACTTGAACGGCTTTATTCTTATTAGTGATTACCAATTTCACCAACTTCACTTGAACGACATCTCTGTTATACGATACTTTCTTTTCATgtaaacattaaaaagaaaatcgtATTTGtaatttgctatttttttttttttacttttgttctataaaaaagttatttttatcaCCCAAAATCTGTAACTCTCGGACCACAAAACACtactttttacaaatttttctaGTAAAATATGGAAGGACAGAACATAGGCCCATGGAAATAGAATACAAAGGGCATAGAAGAATGCTTGGGGGGCAAAAAGGGTGAGCAAGTGAAGAATCTTTTAAGTTCAGCTGCCTTTGCATCCATGGAAGCATCCCATAAGGTGCCCTTTCGGCTATTGGgtttgctttttctttcttctgttttcatttgttttgtttaaatttatatcAAGTCAGAGCCCTTTCATCTTTTTGCTAGGTCACTTAAGTGTGAACCCTTTTCCCTTGATAGGCTAAGGTTACACTTGGAAATTTGGAATGAGAATTTCTTtgatgaaaaagataaaaaaaaaaagagaatttttttatgttttaatatatatatatatatatatttctatctGCACATAAAAGTATTTGCCTTTTCTTTCCCTTCTAAAAATCCTAGTTCTAGACTTGACCTCTATAACAAAGGAGAGTCGACTTGGCTCATGGACCTAGACAATCCTGCCCATGATCCAGAAGCCCAATCCCATATTATTCTGTTGAGATGATCAGTCTTCATCACTCTAAATAAAACgttacaaacaaacaaaatatgcGAAATGGCCTATATCCTCCTATGCGGAGTTGGCTTCTGAAACCAGGATCTGTGAaagttatttcatttttaaataaaaaaatcccaGTTCCAAACATAGACTACGAGATCAAGAAGGAATACAATCCAAGAATTCTAAGTAACAAGCCATCACGCCAGCGATCATCAGATCCTTCTTCgattttctttctctattttcttgttCTTAATGTGCATGTTTATCTTACAAGTAGGCGCCTTTCTAAGAGATTAATTCCATAACATAATCGATTATACATCCAAAACAACCAATATATATGAACGTGTGATACAGTAGAATGAATAAGTCACAGctcaaatgatttttttctttccattccATGAATCCCCTTTTAGTCTGCCTTGAGGTTGTTGCCATTGTGTTCATCTTTAGAAGAAAGAGGCCGATCAACAAGAAACGCCTTCATGTGTTTGTACATCTCTTTCCACTTCTCAACATTGACTGCATGTCCTGCATGCTTTATGATGGCCAGTTCTGCATTCTCACCCAGATGCCTACAACATATCAACATGGCCGAATGAACAAATCGTGGCTCGCTAAACACATTCCAAACATCTAACAAAATGGTATGGAACTCCTTTTGTCATACTCACCTCTTTAGTCTGTGTGCCAATTCCAGGGGGAATATCTGATCTTTATCTCCCCAGATTATTAATGTGGGCTACATCGAGGAGGATCAATTATGGTTTATGCCGTTAGTTgctggaaaaaataaaacaggAGGAAAGATGCCATGACAATGAAAAATACAACCAAGTAGAAACCTGGTTTATCCTGGGAAGATCAGAGAGTTTTCTGTTTTTATGCAATGCTATGAtcaattcttttctttctttaaggTTCTCTGTACACATCACCTGTCCACAGAGTCAAATTCATACAATCATTTGAGCAGAGCGGAACGTATCAAGTagtgaaaattagaaaacaagcGCAAATTCCATAATTATCAGACTAAAACCACCACAAAGATACACACTGTAATAATAATATGGCAGGCTGACAATAAAGAACAATACAAGTTTTGATTAATTGCAAGCTCGTGGGAGCATAATAATTCTTTTACTAAGCTGATGAAGTCTGCTACTTACTAGATCCTCTTGATGATAAAGGACTCTGAGAACCTTAATGGTTGATATGTTCCACAAATAGCcgtggggggagggggggagttATATTCATCTTAATGCATCTAATAAGCTGGATACAAGCAATATGGTGGCCGAATAGATACTGACAAAAGGTAAAAGGGAAGAGCATACAAAcctaagaaaggaaaaaatctTCACAAATGAAAAGAGCATCGTGCCATATAAGTTATGAGATATACGATGCAGGGAGATTATGTATGTTGATGAAAGGTTTTCCccgagaaaaaagaaaaactttcaGGAGGAATGTAATCTACTGACTGTAGGTATTGTGCCTCTCTCAGGCCTTCCGcttgttatttttgtattgcTTCTTCAAATCATTTAACGCCACAACCTTTATCTATTATACTTCTAGTCTTCATTTAGTTTCTACTACAACTGATGATTCTTTACATTTCTATATCTATCCTAAATCATACTTGTTCTTAGTAGTTTCTTTGACATGATTCATGAAGACACAGTCCATCCATATGTCCGTTACATGAAACCAATGAATAGAAATCAAGGATAATGATTGGGTCAAAGTGTTTGATCTTCAGTGGTTGGTAGGATTGAAATGAACCTATAATCCGATTTCCTTTTCAAGTTGGATCTGTATAtttcatatgaaattatgaaacACAATGGAAAATGTCAATCTCCTCCACGTCTATGGTAGCTTGAACATTTGTTGATCACTCAATTAGCATTCTCAatcaataaattcataaatttatgaTGGGAGAATAAGGAGCAGATTTCAAAGGTGTATTGTTATGGGAGTTTCCTTGACAATAAGGACGTCCTCAATTTTGTAACATGCCTAGCACAAACAGCTCAAGAAttgattaaaatgaaaattacaatAGGCTGAGGAATCAAAGTTTGGCCAATAACTTCCTCTGCAGAAGGATCAACTGGATTGAACCTTCAGCCTCTTTCCTCCATCATTTGGCTCCCACACCAGCTCAAATCAACCGAAATATGCAACACTCCAACCCATTAATATCACTAAAACAGCTGACATCAATgatcaaaattataaatcaagaaaagaaaagttagCACAAGCGGTAGAGTGGTAAGCTGGTAGCCAACCAATGACGCTCCAAAGAACTAAGTTGCGCTAGACAAGCTACCCCAACTCCAAATCCCAACCACTGACATCCAAACTAGAGAAAGGTAATAGCAAGAAGAGATTGAAGGGCTTCACACAATGCCTGATAgataaataacacaaaatataataagcATGTTTAAGAACAAGTTCTCCATGCAAGCCGGAGAATGACCCATCAAACATTACAACTAGGAAATAATTTACATAATGTGATGTGGGCACAAACTGATCTTTGCATTCAGAACCAAGGATGATTATGGCTGTCACTCAAGCCATTAGATTGTCTACAATACACCAATTGTCAAACTAATTATTACAATCTTTGCACAACCCACCCTATGATTCAGGGACTATGACAGGCATTCATGGTCATTTTCCCAAATCAACCTTGATCATGCCCCTGAATGCAACAATTTTTCCAGTTCACAATCCAAATTATAGATTGAAAAGGACCAAATTTTATCCCTTTTACACAATCCTATGCCAATTAATAAATTGTTACTAGTCAAGGAtagaaagataaataatattaagaggAAATTCAAAAGCTCACAATTAAAAAGATGACATCAGGCATCACAAACTCATCATTTCTTATGATGTTCTGAACAAATTGAAGCATACTTCTTCAACTTAATGGCTGCAAGTTTCAGCTTTTGATGATTGCAAATGTCCTTAAAGTCAAAAACTCTTTCGATGGCGTTCAACCAATCAATGAATTCATCACCACCATCACATCTTCTTTCAAAATCTGGAATCTCAACTTTGCAACCAAACTCTTAATCCATTCTTCGTGCCTGATACCAAGGTGAAGACTCATTACTAGATAGAGTTTGATGTgtgatgaaaataattaatttcctctcaTCATCTAATGATTTGTGCTTTGAAACAGACCCCTACCATCATGTTCTGCAGCATTGCCACATTCAAGATGCTGCTGCAGTTGCTGCACTTGTCTCCTTAGTTCGTGCAACTCAATATCTCATAGGTCTCATTAACAAGCATTTGGTTGATGACCACAGCCAGCCATCTGAAATATGATACCAACTTGATGCTGGAAATGTGAGGGAGGAATAAGAGGGATCACAAGTGAACATCAAGAGAACTAAGCTCACCATCCAAAGGAATCCACCtaagaataagagaaagaacaagaagaaatccTTCTTCTCAAAAAGCCAAAGCCCAATACTTGAATTCAACTTGATTAAAACTTGAGAACATCATAGACCATGGGGTTATTAAGGCTCTAATCTGGAACAACCCtaaaaaaaataggcatttTCCAATACTATCACTAAAGTCTTAACAAACTACACTAATCCAAAACTTTGGAAATAAATGACTTCAACCCTTGACCAAAGTAGCTTCTAAACCAAGAAAGACTTCTAGGAAATGTAACATGTCAATTAAACTTTCAAACTTCTTGAAATGATCTGATTGAGGGAAAAAGGGCAATTTGATCATCACCAACTTGTAACCCAATGAAGTTTCAGACAGCTTGGTGCGACTTCATGAGAACAGCCACAACTTCTTGTAGAAAactccaaattgagatccgtaaAATTCCTATGAAACTAGACAAATAGATCTTTCCCAATAATACCAAAATCACACCTAAATCTTTGTAGAATGATACACTTAATTCTTCAAAGTTTGGTCAAAATCTGGTTCCGCTTTACTCTGCCTTAGTATGGAAATTTCCTGGTTCTTTGATCATTTTCATACTTTAATTGAACAATTAAAGCACCAAATAAATTAAAGGACACTCATCCATATTAATGTTAGATCAAGCACTTGTTGATTGGCATTCTTAAgcaataaattcataaatttctGATGGGCGCCATTACTATGTGTTTTGGCTACAAAATGGCATCTTAGTTCTTACATGCTAAATATTGATTTGATCCAAAGGAGCAGATTTCTGCACCATTATCAGCAGCTGAACTCAGACATTGGGGCATTCAAGAATAGCAGTCAGTAACACAGAAATACTCCATGGAAAGAGTCATCGGCCTGGAAGCCAATCTTGGCATCTAGCAGTAAGATTGAGAATAAAGATCATCCTAGCAAGAAACACGTTTAAGATTTGAAGATAGTTACTTGTAGGGACTTATTTTTATGTATTCATTTCAAAAGTGTACTAATGGTGGTTCCCCTCGTCATTAAGGATGCCCTCAATTTCTTAAATCTCTTTTATAGTTGATAAGTGTAGAATTCCAGCTGTGCATCAATATCCTTTATGCTTTCTATCTGCTAGTGCCGTGAATGAAGAATGGGCTGCTCACGGCTGCTTAGGCTTATCATCTTATTCGGAAGAAGAGTTTATCGCCTTTAAAGATATCTTATTTATCTATTCATGTATTATGTTTATCTTATGAATTAATTGAGTGtataatctagtcctaaaaatTAGGAGTCCTCATCCTAATATCAAGAAGCTAAAGTctaggagattttttaggaattCTTAGCCAAAGTTCATGTATATATTGTAATCTGTTCTCTCGGATTTAAgtaagaaaagagaaggaacaagAAGTTCCAGTTTCTTCAATAAGTCTAGCACAATCGGATaaaaaattgactaaaaagAAAACTATACAGGCTGGAGCAATCATAGTTTGGCCAAAGAACTTCCTTTGCAGAAAGATCAACTGGATTGAACCTTTACCCTCTATCCTCTGCCCTTTGGCTTACACCAGTTTGAATCAacccaaatattccataatacAACTCATTAATAACATTAAACTGTCCCATCAACAACCAGCCCTAGGaatcaacaaaagaaaatttaacaTAAGCAACAATAGTACAAGCGGTAGA from Diospyros lotus cultivar Yz01 chromosome 6, ASM1463336v1, whole genome shotgun sequence encodes:
- the LOC127804219 gene encoding wall-associated receptor kinase-like 20, with the protein product MKRHYPSSVTIVVFPILLHLIFTLPAAQRTLAQEPLCLTKCGPLDIKYPLGTGHGCGSPRFHPYITCASSYDGGRLLLTTHTGSYPITSISYATSTLIITPPSMSNCTAMLPSTSNLGLDWAGPFQLGPSTFILLSCPPPTSALAVKGAAICDPSTLYLCASIYTCPAVVGLGLPLFPPTNTCCVYAPANLNPKGELDLAGLKCAGYASVVDLGDVPTDPERWKYGVELKYTEGGKDGYNISPNCLGCEMSNGVCGYAPPSNSFLCVCRGYNTSTDCYNNNPDEGMFLSFSPRSIYEEK